A window of Ranitomeya variabilis isolate aRanVar5 chromosome 2, aRanVar5.hap1, whole genome shotgun sequence contains these coding sequences:
- the LOC143803818 gene encoding uncharacterized protein LOC143803818: protein MEINKLLCKFCFKLQRHLRDHLHQVCRKTASSEELDNYLDEAKKNRYKLLTSLSTVSFDALDFKKSRFLDPQSFLVDFLEHHGCIVSDKPSERSPVVKRKRIITEEKDSNEESGNEESGNEESGNEESGNKASGRWEKYSYYQKLLEICPVHLNNTVPKLSICKGITKNNAKYCQKKWRRSQYQLRVADVAGHFRHRPKKDEVAAYIESQGWKNNLPRLDHVSQAWKKPESRKEADDSKYIIDMVTSQEWRGLVITADHKRGGRKLMTTHGFKKGDIVCDYHGVLMDAKAAEELQQTIDENCYMYFFLFKEKWMCIDATEEPCQCHQNLPSTFGRIVNHSTKMNNLKPEVRCLDGKDPVILFVALKDLKPGTELLLDYGIRRSQRGEGAELPWLDS from the exons ATGGAGATCAACAAGCTGCTCTGCAAGTTTTGTTTCAAACTTCAGAGACATTTGCGGGATCACCTCCACCAGGTTTGCAGAAAAACTGCTTCATCAGAGGAGCTGGATAATTACCTGGACGAGGCTAAGAAAAATAGATATAAGCTGCTCACTTCACTTAGCACTGTATCTTTTGACGCTCTTGATTTTAAGAAGAGCAGATTTTTAGACCCCCAGTCATTTTTGGTGGATTTTCTGGAACACCATGGCTGTATCGTCTCAGATAAGCCATCAGAAAG ATCTCCAGTGGTGAAGAGAaagaggatcataacagaggaaaaAGACAGCAATGAGGAATCTGGCAATGAGGAATCTGGCAATGAGGAATCTGGCAACGAGGAATCTGGCAACAAGGCATCTGGCAGATGGGAAAAATATAGTTACTATCAGAAATTGCTTGAAATATGTCCTGTTCATTTGAACAACACTGTTCCAAAGTTAAGCATATGTAAAGGCATAACCAAGAATAATGCAAAGTATTGCCAGAAAAAGTGGAGGCGGAGCCAGTATCAACTAAGAGTTGCAGATGTTGCAG GGCACTTTAGGCATAGGCCTAAAAAGGATGAGGTGGCAGCCTACATAGAAAGTCAGGGGTGGAAAAATAACCTCCCACGACTAGACCATGTCAGCCAAGCTTGGAAGAAGCCCGAATCTAGAAAAGAAGCCGATGACAGCAAGTACATTATAGATATGGTTACATCGCAGGAATGGAGAGGACTGGTGATTACAGCGGACCACAAGAGGGGCGGCAGGAAGCTAATGACAACTCATGGGTTTAAAAAGGGAGACATCGTGTGCGATTACCACGGAGTTCTCATGGACGCAAAGGCAGCAGAAGAGCTTCAACAGACAATTGACGAGAACTGCTACATGTACTTTTTCCTCTTCAAAGAGAAGTGGATGTGCATTGATGCAACTGAGGAACCTTGCCAGTGCCACCAAAATCTGCCATCTACTTTTGGGAGAATTGTTAATCATTCTACAAAAATGAACAATCTTAAACCGGAAGTTAGATGCCTTGACGGCAAGGACCCGGTAATCCTCTTTGTAGCTTTAAAAGATCTCAAGCCAGGGACAGAGCTGCTGTTGGACTACGGAATCAGGAGGAGCCAACGTGGGGAAGGAGCAGAACTTCCTTGGCTGGACAGCTAG